The genomic region CGTGACGCGTATATACGCACCGGTCAGGAAGCGGAGGGGGAGGGGTTACCTCCCCCAGGGTCAATCACAGGCGCGTCTAAATGCACTGTACGCCTCCCTGTGTCCTTAACTCAGTCCTCCCCTAGTTGCCCACTGTCAAGCGTGCACACGCACGCTCACAGCCTCTCTCAGGGGTCAGTACATGGAATGTGATTACGTACTATTACCTGCATTCCTGTGCTTATCCTCTGCAATTACTGCTGTCTTCCACAGATTCACGGCGTCCACCACGCCCAGCAAAGCGGATAGCTCTGCATGGGAAGCGTCTGTGTCCTTTCGTAGAGCAATAGCCACTTGCATGGCCAGGTTCTTGCGCAGTCCAGAGCAGCGCAGGTAATCGTCTGCCTTGGCGAAACCTGGGCACGTCTTCCTCCTGCATGGCGTCTTCCCGGTCATTGCTTGGTCCTTTCTCGGCTTTGCGTGGTCGCGCTTAGGTTCATGCGGATCAGGTGATGATGCTTGCTCCTTAACTTCACGTCATAGACGTACTCACGCGCCTCACGAACGGTTCGGGGTTCATCTGGGGAATGACCAGGGGGCATCCATTCAGGCCGCTTCTGCGGCATGCTTGCAGGGGACATTGAGTGCTCCTTTCTGGAGTGAGGTAGGGGTAGGCTCTGCGCATGGCAGACGATGAAAAGAAGCTCACCTTTACTGCGGTGAGGCAGGACAGAAATACGAGAGAGACGCCCAGTTGGCGTTTTGAAGTCAGGCCCGGTTGCTATGTGACATTGTTCGATGACGGGCGTACTCGGTTTCTGATGAACGAGACAGACGAGTACGAGGTGAAACCCAAGAACGCAGACGCCCGTTATCCGGGAACGAAGATGATCGAGCACAAGCCCAAGGGAGATGGTGTCTGACGGCGGGAGACGGGAGGCTGACGACGGGAACGGCATTCCCGTCGTGGCCTATTTATGCAGGTCAACGGAGGGAATGTCTTGGGGGGGGGGGGGGGGGGGGGGGGGGGCTCCCAACTTCCCTTCATCGCAGTTCCTTTCGAAAAACGTTCCCGTCGTTCCCTTCGTCAACTTTGTAGCCTATTTAGGCAGGGTCATGACCCCGCTGTCAGAGAACGGGTCAGACAGTCGCCATTCGCTGTCCCCCGTGGCTGCTGGGTACTCCCACAACGTGGCTGGGTTCCTGCCTTCCGTCTTCTCTGTGGTCTCCACCCATCCGTTAGCCGTGAGGCGATTACGAGCCGTCTTGGCGTCTACACCCAGCTCGCTAGCCACGTTCTTAGCAGTGAGCTTGTGCCCCCGACTTTCCAATAGGAATTGATCAGGGCTGTAACCGCTGTTCGACTCGATAGAATGTGCCTGGTTGCAGGGTCCTGGACAATCTGACGAGCTGGGAGCCTCACGTCACGACCGGTTGCACTGAACTTTCGGACAGCATCAAACGAGTCTCCCGACTTTGTGTAGTTCCATAGGGCTGTAGGCCAGTCCATAAAGGCGGAGGAACCCCTAGACCTACCAGCGTTCTCATGGCCTGAGTGGTGCGTCATGACAATTGCCTTGCAACGGTAAGACTTTCGATGACTACCTGGCCGACGCGATGCTGAGATCGGCGGTCGAGCGCCAGTTCGAGATCATCGGTGAGGCGTTGAACAACCTGTCGAAGGTTGACCCGGAGCTTGCCGCCTTGGTACCCGACCTGGCTCGGATCGTCGCGTTTCGCAACATTTTGATCCACGGCTACGCCAGCGTGGACGACGCTCTTGTGTGGCAGGTGCTCGCTGAGAAACGGCCACGGCTCGAAGAGCACCTTCGCCAACTGCTCGCTGGCCTGAGCTGAACGACGGTCCCGGCAGCACGCCTCGTCCCGCACCGCCGCACGGCCCCTCACCGAGTCCGCCAACCGCCCCAGTCCGCCCAGCCTTTATCGCTCCTGTCGCCCCCGCGACCGCTCGATTTCACCCACCCGCTCCCCGAATATGAACACGATTCACCATCGATGAATCGGGGGCGGGCACATGGGTTTCAACCGGCGCAACTTCCTGCTGGCGATGGGCGTGGGCGCGGCGGGCGTCCCGTTGCTCCACCCGCAAGCGATGGCAAGCACTGCGGGCACCACGCTCGAGACGACGGCGACCCCGGTCGGCGCCAGCGGCTACCGCAGGCTGACGGCCGGTCCGGGGTGGCCGACGGTCATCCGCGCCGACCTGGTCGCGGCGAAACCGAACCGGGAAGCCCGGCGTCAGGCGCTCGCCAGCTTCGTGCAGTTCAGCGACATGCACATCTGCGACGCCCAGAGCCCGCTGCGGTTCGAGTACCTGCACCCGATCATGGGCTCCAGCGCGCACCGGCCCCAGGAGACGCTCACCGCGCAGGGCTCGACGGCGCTCGTCAAGCGGGTCAACGCGGTCAAGCACGGGCCGTTGACCGGGCGGAAGTTCGACTTCCTCATGACGACCGTCAACTGAGATGAAGACGTAACCAACCTTGACGCTTCGTGGAAGCGGCAGGCACGGCGTGAAAGTCAAGTGCACCAACGGTTTGAGGGTGCGGCGGTCACTCTAGCGCCAACTACGCGCGATGATCGTCCTCTGCTCCGCCTGGGGCACCATCAGACGCTGGTTCCTCGACTGATGGCTTGAGCACGTCCGACTCTGCGAGATAGAGACGCCCGAGATCAATGAGCAATACTCCAAGTTCACGAAAGTACTCCGCTCGCTCTGAGTCGGGAACCAGACTGCACGTGCGTACCGTGTGCAACGTGAGCGCATCACTGAACTCGGGATGAGACTTCGCGACTTCACGCGACAGCCGCATTAGCGAAGCGCGCAACAGGTCTTCGGTTAGAACTTCCGCAGCCACGACGGCGGCCTTTCTTCAATTCGAGCGCCCCAAGGGTTCCCTTGGGGCGCTGGTGGATCGCTTGCCGACTGGTTGCTGTCCAGCGCCTGAACCCTGGTCAGGGCTGAACCCAAGGACGTACATCGAATTCAGGCGGCTCGCGG from Lentzea guizhouensis harbors:
- a CDS encoding DUF86 domain-containing protein; this encodes MPCNGKTFDDYLADAMLRSAVERQFEIIGEALNNLSKVDPELAALVPDLARIVAFRNILIHGYASVDDALVWQVLAEKRPRLEEHLRQLLAGLS